Proteins from one Carassius gibelio isolate Cgi1373 ecotype wild population from Czech Republic chromosome A25, carGib1.2-hapl.c, whole genome shotgun sequence genomic window:
- the LOC127946676 gene encoding proline-rich protein 5, with the protein MKEGSGSLWITMLENLSGAHIDRSSPRSSTFSFSALFALPHHLHMDGSSHPFRRTLYRLKLVSSPNLSQLGKNEKASLEERGSGPNVIWNSIHNAVIAVFQKKGLADNELYTLNEGVRQLLKTELGLFFTEYLQNQLLTKGMVILRDKIRFYEGQKLLDSLAETWDFFFCDVLTMLLAIFHPVQGKEPSVRQLALLHFRNTITLNMKLEEALSRPRARVPPSIVQMLLVLQGVHESKGVSEEYLKLESLIQKVVSPYLGTQGLCSHECGASQCSCVIVTKRCLQYCWSKSADLPSSNPVVRSKSYNIPMLTPVAEYDSEVSSVGSVGIRRHSACDVTSCIEPLGYSTLTVGIETISTPRLSLNHELTLSSVMRGAAGQPALISPPIFTVCLHAADAQMASSEVDKALSSPPSCSSSPETIVLQGVDSLESDPDGIFIDFSHCRSDSFGTSRKTS; encoded by the exons ATGAAAGAAGGATCTGGCAGCCTTTGGATAACAATGCTGGAGAACTTGAGCGGAGCCCACATTGATCGATCCAGCCCTAGATCATCCACATTCAGCTTCTCTGCCCTGTTTGCTCTGCCACACCACCTTCACATGGATGGAAGCAGTCATCCATTCAGGAG GACTCTGTACCGGTTAAAGTTGGTAAGTTCTCCGAATCTGAGTCAGCTGGGGAAAAATGAAAAGGCTTCACTGGAGGAGAGAGGATCCGGGCCTAATGTCATATGGAACAG CATTCACAATGCAGTTATTGCTGTATTCCAAAAGAAAGGACTGGCAGACAACGAACTCTATACACTCAATGAAGGCGTGAG gcAGCTATTGAAAACTGAGCTGGGCTTGTTCTTTACAGAATACCTCCAG AATCAGCTTTTAACTAAAGGCATGGTCATTTTACGGGACAAAATAAGGTTTTATGAAG GTCAGAAGTTATTGGACTCTTTGGCGGAGACATGGGACTTTTTCTTTTGTGATGTTCTGACTATGCTTCTAGCCATCTTCCACCCCGTCCAG GGTAAGGAGCCATCGGTGCGTCAGCTGGCCCTGCTGCACTTTCGAAACACCATCACCCTTAACATGAAGCTGGAGGAGGCTCTGTCCAGACCGCGAGCCCGTGTCCCTCCCTCCATCGTCCAGATGCTTTTAGTGTTACAG GGGGTTCATGAATCCAAAGGTGTGAGTGAAGAATACCTGAAGCTGGAGTCTCTCATTCAGAAGGTGGTGTCGCCGTACCTGGGCACGCAGGGACTGTGTTCACATGAGTGTGGCGCCTCTCAGTGCTCCTGTGTTATTGTGACAA AGAGGTGTTTGCAGTATTGCTGGTCCAAGTCTGCAGACCTGCCCTCCAGTAATCCAGTAGTGCGCTCCAAGAGTTACAACATCCCCATGCTGACCCCTGTGGCTGAGTACGACTCTGAAGTGAGCTCTGTGGGCAGCGTCGGCATCCGGCGTCACTCTGcatgtgatgtcacttcctgcatAGAGCCCCTGGGCTATTCGACCCTGACTGTGGGAATAGAGACCATTTCAACCCCCAGACTCTCACTCAATCACGAGCTCACCCTGTCCAGTGTGATGCGAGGGGCTGCGGGACAGCCAGCTCTGATTTCTCCGCCCATCTTCACAGTCTGTCTGCATGCAGCGGACGCCCAGATGGCTTCATCTGAGGTGGACAAGGCCCTTTCGTCGCCCCCGAGCTGCTCCTCCAGTCCGGAGACGATTGTACTGCAGGGGGTAGACTCGCTGGAATCAGATCCTGACGGAATCTTCATCGACTTTTCCCACTGCCGCTCCGATTCTTTCGGAACCAGCAGGAAAACTAGCTGA
- the LOC127946677 gene encoding F-box/LRR-repeat protein 14-like produces MDIHVSSLFPEILAMIFNYLDVKGKGRVAQVCTAWRDASYHKSVWRGVEAKLHLRRANPSLFPSLQTRGIKKVQILSLRRSLSYVIQGMPNIESLNLSGCYNLTDNGLGHAFVQDIPSLRVLNLSLCKQITDSSLGRIAQYLKNLELLDLGGCSNITNTGLLLIAWGLHNLKSLNLRSCRHVSDVGIGHLSGMTRSAAEGCLSLEHLTLQDCQKLTDLSLKHISKGLNELKVLNLSFCGGISDAGMIHLSHMTHLWTLNLRSCDNISDTGLMHLSMGALRLYGLDVSFCDKVGDQSLAYIAQGLYQLKSLSLCSCHISDDGINRMVRQMHELKTLNIGQCVRITDKGLELIADHLTQLTGIDLYGCTKITKRGLERITQLPCLKVLNLGLWQMTEVKGLGDASEILPCYTS; encoded by the coding sequence ATGGACATCCACGTCTCGAGCCTCTTCCCGGAGATCTTAGCGATGATTTTCAACTACCTGGACGTTAAAGGAAAAGGCAGAGTCGCGCAAGTATGCACGGCGTGGAGAGACGCATCGTACCATAAATCCGTCTGGAGAGGAGTAGAAGCCAAACTCCACCTGAGGAGAGCAAACCCGTCTCTGTTCCCCAGCCTCCAAACCAGAGGCATCAAGAAGGTCCAGATCCTCAGTCTGAGGCGCAGCCTGAGCTATGTGATCCAGGGCATGCCCAACATCGAGAGCCTTAACTTGAGCGGATGCTACAACCTAACGGATAACGGCCTGGGACATGCATTCGTGCAGGACATCCCGTCACTGAGGGTACTCAACCTGAGCCTGTGCAAACAGATCACCGATTCCAGTTTGGGCAGGATCGCGCAGTATCTCAAGAACCTGGAGCTGCTAGATCTGGGCGGGTGTAGTAATATCACCAACACGGGGTTGTTGCTTATCGCTTGGGGCCTTCATAATCTAAAAAGCCTGAATTTGAGAAGCTGCAGACACGTCTCGGATGTAGGCATCGGACATTTGTCCGGCATGACGCGCAGCGCCGCGGAGGGCTGCTTGAGTCTGGAGCACCTCACTTTGCAGGACTGTCAGAAACTGACCGATCTGTCGCTCAAGCACATTTCGAAGGGCCTCAACGAGCTGAAAGTCCTGAACCTGAGCTTTTGTGGTGGCATATCCGACGCTGGCATGATCCACCTGTCGCACATGACCCACCTCTGGACTCTGAACCTGCGCTCGTGCGATAACATCAGCGATACGGGACTCATGCATCTCTCCATGGGCGCACTGAGGCTTTACGGGCTGGATGTGTCGTTCTGCGACAAAGTGGGCGACCAGAGCCTGGCTTACATCGCACAGGGCCTGTACCAGCTCAAGTCCCTGTCGCTGTGCTCGTGCCACATCAGCGACGACGGGATCAACCGGATGGTCCGGCAGATGCACGAGCTCAAGACGCTGAACATCGGCCAGTGCGTGCGGATCACGGACAAGGGCCTCGAGCTCATAGCGGATCACCTGACGCAGCTGACGGGGATAGACCTGTACGGCTGTACCAAAATAACCAAAAGAGGACTGGAGAGAATCACGCAGCTGCCCTGCCTTAAGGTTTTGAACCTGGGACTTTGGCAAATGACCGAGGTCAAGGGTTTAGGAGACGCGTCTGAGATCCTGCCCTGCTACACCTCCTGA